A single region of the Streptococcus sanguinis genome encodes:
- a CDS encoding LysR family transcriptional regulator, whose amino-acid sequence MNIQQLRYVVAIANSGTFREAAEKMYVSQPSLSISVRDLEKELGFKIFRRTSSGTFLTRRGMEFYEKAQDLVKGFDVFQNQYANPEEERDEFSIASQHYDFLPPLITQFSQTYPEYKNFRIFESTTVQILDEVAQGHSEIGIIYLNNQNTKGIMQRVEKLGLEVIELIPFQTHIYLREDHPLTQKKELVMEDLAALPTVRFTQEKDEYLYYSENFVDTSASSQMFNVTDRATLNGILERTDAYATGSGFLDSNSVNGITVIKLRDNLDNHMVYVKREDVELTQVGEDFVSVMKEYFAQKK is encoded by the coding sequence ATGAATATTCAACAATTGCGTTATGTGGTCGCCATTGCTAACAGTGGAACCTTTCGAGAAGCCGCGGAAAAAATGTATGTCAGCCAGCCTAGTCTGTCTATCTCTGTCCGTGATCTGGAAAAAGAGCTGGGCTTCAAGATTTTTCGTCGGACCAGCAGCGGGACTTTTCTGACTCGCCGAGGAATGGAGTTTTATGAGAAGGCTCAAGACTTGGTCAAGGGCTTTGATGTCTTTCAAAATCAATATGCCAATCCTGAGGAAGAGCGAGATGAGTTCTCAATTGCCAGTCAGCACTATGATTTTCTGCCGCCTCTGATTACACAATTTTCTCAGACCTATCCAGAGTATAAGAACTTCCGGATTTTTGAGTCAACAACTGTGCAGATTCTGGACGAAGTCGCGCAAGGCCATAGTGAAATCGGCATTATCTACCTCAATAATCAAAATACCAAGGGGATTATGCAGCGGGTGGAAAAGTTAGGCTTGGAAGTAATTGAGTTGATTCCTTTTCAGACCCATATTTACCTGCGGGAAGATCACCCTCTGACTCAGAAGAAGGAACTTGTCATGGAAGATTTGGCTGCCTTGCCGACTGTTCGCTTTACCCAGGAAAAGGACGAATATCTCTATTATTCAGAGAATTTTGTCGATACCAGTGCCAGCTCACAGATGTTTAATGTGACGGACCGGGCGACTTTGAATGGGATTTTGGAGCGTACCGATGCTTATGCGACCGGATCTGGCTTTTTGGACAGCAATAGTGTAAATGGTATTACTGTCATCAAGCTTCGCGACAACTTGGACAACCACATGGTCTATGTCAAGCGTGAAGATGTGGAGCTGACTCAGGTCGGAGAAGACTTTGTATCAGTTATGAAAGAGTATTTTGCACAGAAAAAATAA
- a CDS encoding GNAT family N-acetyltransferase, translated as MQIRIYSALPEKEKQVLFELVQECNKVDGGYRLPYLDNNYNTDPEMPAFFVAEMGGRTIGFLSVYADEPGQAEVSLCVLPSYRRQGVANQLLAAFAKVADKYELTEIEYVAELAFLNDQPDFARRFDYQEDEAEIWLAQPAQAFPLEEREGIEVLQGSLDLAEEIAAFQSQVFETPLDVALKYAREAVSSGSSLLYILKKDGRVVASVSVDTDFGTNYFFGLAVDQDFQGQGLGSYLLLASMQDLNVRNGQEFQIVVEKQNTRALKLYKKLGFKEMTEVVYLKEK; from the coding sequence ATGCAAATAAGAATTTATAGTGCATTGCCTGAGAAAGAAAAGCAGGTTTTGTTTGAATTAGTTCAAGAGTGTAATAAGGTGGATGGAGGCTATCGGCTGCCCTATCTGGATAATAATTATAATACAGATCCTGAAATGCCAGCCTTTTTCGTGGCTGAGATGGGTGGTCGAACCATCGGTTTTTTATCAGTCTACGCAGATGAACCTGGCCAAGCTGAGGTTTCTCTCTGTGTTCTGCCATCGTATCGCCGTCAGGGTGTGGCTAATCAGCTTCTGGCTGCTTTTGCAAAAGTAGCGGATAAGTATGAATTGACCGAGATTGAGTATGTAGCGGAGCTAGCTTTTTTGAACGATCAACCTGACTTTGCTAGGAGATTTGATTACCAAGAGGATGAAGCGGAAATCTGGCTGGCACAGCCTGCTCAAGCTTTTCCTCTAGAAGAAAGAGAAGGGATTGAGGTTTTGCAGGGGAGTTTGGACTTGGCTGAAGAGATTGCAGCCTTTCAGTCACAAGTCTTTGAGACACCACTAGATGTTGCTTTGAAATACGCCAGAGAAGCCGTTAGCAGTGGCTCCAGTCTGCTTTACATCTTGAAGAAAGATGGTAGAGTTGTGGCTTCTGTGTCGGTTGATACGGATTTTGGTACCAATTATTTCTTTGGCTTGGCGGTTGATCAAGACTTTCAGGGGCAGGGGTTAGGAAGCTATCTCTTGCTTGCAAGTATGCAGGATTTGAATGTGCGCAATGGACAGGAGTTTCAGATTGTTGTAGAAAAGCAGAACACCCGAGCATTGAAACTTTATAAAAAGCTAGGCTTCAAAGAGATGACAGAGGTTGTCTATCTAAAAGAAAAATAG
- the proB gene encoding glutamate 5-kinase translates to MKAKRIVFKVGTSSLTNADGSLSRAKVKEITRQLALLHEAGHELILVSSGAIAAGFSSLGFKKRPTKVADKQASAAVGQGLLLEEYTTNLLLKQIISAQILLTQEDFADKRRYKNAHQALSVLLNRGAIPIINENDTVAIEELKVGDNDTLSAQVAAMVQADLLVLLTDVDGLYTANPSINPDARRLEKIEKISSELIDMAGGAGTSNGTGGMLTKIKAATLATMSGVPVYICSSLKTDALLEAAEKTKDGSLFLAQEKGLKTQKQWLAFYSKSQGEIYVDQGAADALRNNGKSLLVSGLVSVSGSFAYQDTVTVYEEGSGAILGKGRVRFGKSALKDMLKSNKPKGVIIHRDDWISLTPELNDLFAEF, encoded by the coding sequence ATGAAAGCAAAGCGAATCGTATTTAAGGTGGGGACTTCGTCATTGACTAACGCAGATGGCAGTCTGTCACGCGCCAAGGTAAAGGAAATCACTCGGCAGTTGGCTCTCTTGCATGAGGCAGGACATGAGTTGATCTTGGTCTCATCAGGAGCTATTGCGGCAGGTTTTTCTTCTCTAGGCTTTAAAAAGCGACCGACCAAGGTGGCGGATAAACAGGCTTCAGCTGCGGTTGGACAGGGTTTGCTTTTGGAGGAATATACAACCAATCTTCTTTTGAAACAAATCATTTCTGCTCAGATTCTTTTGACACAGGAGGATTTTGCAGATAAGCGTCGTTACAAAAATGCGCACCAGGCCTTGTCTGTCTTGCTGAATCGCGGCGCTATTCCTATCATCAATGAAAATGACACGGTGGCTATCGAGGAGCTCAAGGTCGGGGATAATGATACACTGAGTGCTCAGGTGGCAGCTATGGTTCAGGCGGATCTCCTAGTGCTCTTGACAGATGTCGATGGACTCTACACGGCCAATCCCTCTATCAATCCAGATGCTCGTCGACTGGAAAAGATTGAGAAGATTAGCTCTGAGCTGATTGATATGGCGGGCGGTGCAGGAACGAGCAACGGGACTGGTGGTATGCTGACAAAGATAAAAGCAGCAACTCTTGCGACCATGTCTGGCGTTCCGGTCTATATCTGCTCTTCACTCAAGACTGATGCTCTGCTGGAAGCTGCGGAGAAGACCAAGGATGGCAGTCTCTTTTTGGCCCAGGAAAAAGGTCTAAAAACGCAGAAGCAATGGCTTGCTTTCTATTCTAAAAGCCAAGGGGAAATCTATGTAGACCAAGGAGCAGCTGACGCTCTCAGAAATAATGGAAAAAGTTTGTTGGTATCCGGACTTGTATCTGTATCGGGGAGCTTTGCCTATCAAGATACGGTGACCGTTTATGAAGAAGGCAGCGGTGCTATTCTTGGTAAAGGGCGCGTGCGTTTTGGCAAGTCAGCTCTTAAAGATATGCTCAAGTCCAATAAACCTAAGGGTGTTATCATTCATCGGGACGACTGGATCTCTTTGACACCGGAGTTAAATGATTTATTTGCAGAATTTTAG
- a CDS encoding glutamate-5-semialdehyde dehydrogenase: MTSTQAIFEKVQKVKKTINTATTAEKNHALEEMAKQLWLSRADILAANELDMATAKGKISDVMLDRLYLDEDRIVAMAEGIRQLIDLEDPVGQVLERTELENGLVISKKRVAMGVIGIIYESRPNVTSDAAALALKSGSAVVLRSGKDAYQTALAIVTALKEGLAQTKISPDCIQLVSDTSRASAQAMMKAKGYLDLLIPRGGAGLIQAVVENATVPVIETGTGIVHVYVDKDADQDKALAIIENAKTSRPSVCNAMEVLLVHEEIAERFLPRLQKMLVTDRVAAQEKTIELRLDEKAAQYISGSQARPEDFDTEFLDYVLAVKLVSSLEEAVEHIEAHSTHHSDAIVTENDSAEAYFTEQVDSAAVYVNASTRFTDGGQFGLGCEMGISTQKLHARGPMGLKELTSYKYVIQGTGQVRK; the protein is encoded by the coding sequence ATGACCTCAACACAAGCGATTTTTGAAAAGGTTCAGAAAGTCAAGAAGACGATCAACACGGCTACAACGGCTGAGAAAAACCATGCTTTGGAAGAAATGGCAAAGCAGCTCTGGCTCTCTCGTGCGGACATTTTAGCAGCCAATGAATTGGATATGGCCACGGCTAAAGGTAAGATTTCAGATGTAATGCTGGACCGCCTCTATCTGGATGAGGATCGGATTGTTGCTATGGCAGAGGGAATTCGCCAGTTGATTGACTTGGAGGATCCTGTAGGGCAAGTCTTGGAAAGGACCGAGCTTGAGAACGGCCTTGTCATCAGTAAAAAGCGGGTGGCCATGGGTGTGATTGGGATTATCTACGAAAGCCGGCCTAATGTCACCTCTGACGCTGCTGCTCTAGCTCTAAAAAGTGGTAGCGCAGTCGTCCTCAGAAGCGGCAAGGATGCCTATCAGACAGCGCTAGCCATTGTCACAGCTTTGAAAGAAGGTTTGGCTCAGACGAAGATTTCGCCGGATTGTATCCAGTTGGTTTCTGATACCAGCCGAGCTTCAGCTCAAGCTATGATGAAGGCCAAGGGTTATCTGGATTTACTCATTCCTCGCGGAGGTGCTGGACTAATTCAGGCGGTCGTGGAAAATGCGACTGTGCCGGTTATTGAGACAGGTACTGGAATTGTCCATGTCTATGTAGATAAGGATGCTGATCAAGACAAGGCTTTGGCGATTATTGAGAATGCCAAGACCAGTCGCCCTTCTGTCTGCAATGCCATGGAGGTACTGCTGGTTCATGAAGAGATTGCAGAAAGATTTTTACCACGTTTGCAGAAGATGTTGGTGACTGATCGTGTTGCTGCGCAAGAAAAAACTATTGAATTACGTTTGGATGAGAAAGCGGCTCAGTATATCTCAGGCTCGCAAGCTAGACCGGAAGATTTTGATACCGAATTTTTGGACTATGTCTTAGCGGTCAAGCTAGTTTCTTCGCTGGAAGAAGCGGTGGAGCATATTGAGGCTCACAGCACCCATCACTCGGATGCCATTGTGACGGAGAACGATTCAGCGGAAGCTTATTTCACAGAGCAGGTCGATAGTGCGGCCGTTTATGTCAATGCTTCAACCCGCTTTACAGATGGCGGTCAGTTTGGCCTTGGTTGCGAAATGGGGATTTCTACTCAAAAACTACATGCCAGAGGTCCTATGGGACTGAAAGAGTTGACCAGCTATAAATACGTCATCCAAGGGACTGGTCAAGTGAGGAAATAA
- the proC gene encoding pyrroline-5-carboxylate reductase — MNIGFIGLGNMGGSLARLIAQDERYRSELLLANRSRDKAEKIAAEVGGQPVNNEEVFAQAEVIFLGIKPAQFADLLTEYQEILEKRESLLLVSMAAGLPLKTLKKLVPSHHRWIRIMPNTPVAVGEGVITYSLSQQANQADEDLLCELLSSAGLLVKLEEKQLDAATALAGCGPAFVYLFIEALADAGVRAGLSRDISLQLANQTLLGAAKLSQVSEQHPAQLKDQVCSPAGSTIAGVASLEENAFRGTVMDAVQASYKRTQELGK; from the coding sequence ATGAACATTGGATTTATCGGTTTGGGAAATATGGGTGGCAGTTTGGCTCGCCTAATTGCCCAAGATGAAAGATATAGAAGCGAATTACTACTAGCCAATCGCAGTCGTGACAAGGCTGAAAAGATTGCTGCGGAAGTTGGTGGGCAGCCGGTCAATAATGAAGAGGTTTTTGCTCAGGCAGAGGTGATTTTTCTGGGCATCAAACCAGCTCAATTTGCTGACTTGCTGACTGAGTATCAGGAAATTCTTGAAAAACGGGAGTCTCTTCTGCTTGTTTCGATGGCTGCAGGTCTTCCTTTGAAAACTTTGAAAAAATTAGTTCCTAGCCACCATCGTTGGATTCGGATCATGCCTAATACACCGGTAGCTGTAGGTGAGGGTGTTATTACCTATAGCTTATCTCAGCAGGCGAATCAAGCGGATGAAGACTTGTTGTGTGAGCTTCTGTCTTCAGCTGGCCTTTTAGTTAAACTAGAGGAAAAACAGTTGGATGCAGCGACAGCTCTTGCTGGCTGTGGACCAGCTTTCGTCTATCTCTTTATAGAGGCCTTAGCGGATGCGGGTGTCCGAGCAGGACTCAGTCGCGATATATCCCTGCAGCTAGCCAATCAAACCCTCTTAGGCGCTGCCAAGCTAAGTCAGGTTAGTGAGCAACATCCGGCTCAGCTCAAAGATCAGGTTTGCAGTCCGGCCGGTTCGACCATCGCCGGGGTAGCCAGTCTGGAAGAAAATGCCTTTCGAGGAACGGTCATGGATGCCGTTCAAGCTTCCTACAAGAGGACGCAGGAGTTGGGGAAATAA
- the lspA gene encoding signal peptidase II, which yields MKRKIIIPFAVLVLIVVDQLVKLYIVSDFKLGQVKNFIPHLVSLTYLQNTGAAFSMLENQQWLFTLVTFLVIGGAVYYLIKHLNASKWMLAGLTLVIAGGLGNFIDRIRQGFVVDMFQLDFINFAIFNVADMYLTFGVAVLLLMILKEEKDGSKN from the coding sequence ATGAAAAGAAAAATTATTATTCCGTTTGCTGTCTTGGTTCTTATTGTTGTGGACCAGCTGGTTAAGTTATATATTGTCAGCGATTTTAAGCTGGGGCAGGTCAAGAATTTCATTCCGCATCTGGTGAGTCTGACCTATCTCCAGAATACCGGCGCAGCCTTCTCCATGCTGGAAAATCAGCAATGGCTCTTTACTTTGGTGACTTTTCTGGTCATCGGCGGAGCTGTTTACTACCTCATCAAACACCTAAATGCCTCAAAGTGGATGCTGGCTGGGCTGACCTTGGTGATTGCTGGCGGTTTGGGAAACTTTATTGACCGGATACGTCAAGGTTTTGTTGTGGACATGTTTCAGTTAGATTTTATCAATTTTGCTATTTTCAATGTGGCAGATATGTATCTAACCTTTGGTGTAGCTGTTTTACTGCTGATGATTTTGAAGGAAGAAAAAGATGGAAGTAAGAATTGA
- a CDS encoding RluA family pseudouridine synthase, which yields MEVRIEASVAGQRLDKALAELTDLSRSLANEQIKDGRILVNGQAKKAKYAVKEGDIIYYELPEPEVVEYVAEDIPLEIVYQDEDVAVVNKPQGMVVHPSAGHTSGTLVNALMYHIKDLSGINGVLRPGIVHRIDKDTSGLLMIAKNDQAHVALADELKDKKSLRKYWAIVHGNLPNDRGVIEAPIGRSEKDRKKQAVTAKGKSALTRFQVLERFGDYSLVELQLETGRTHQIRVHMAYIGHPVAGDEVYGPRKTLKGHGQFLHARTLGFTHPRTGEVLEFTAEVPVIFQETLEKLR from the coding sequence ATGGAAGTAAGAATTGAGGCTTCGGTAGCTGGTCAGCGATTGGACAAGGCGCTGGCAGAGCTGACAGACCTATCAAGGAGCTTGGCTAATGAGCAGATTAAGGACGGCAGGATTTTGGTCAATGGACAAGCCAAAAAAGCCAAATACGCTGTCAAAGAAGGTGACATCATCTATTATGAGCTGCCTGAGCCGGAAGTGGTTGAGTATGTAGCTGAAGATATTCCGCTAGAAATCGTCTATCAAGATGAGGACGTAGCAGTCGTCAATAAACCTCAGGGAATGGTGGTCCATCCTTCTGCAGGCCATACCAGCGGTACGCTAGTCAACGCCCTTATGTACCACATTAAAGACCTGTCTGGAATCAACGGAGTCCTCCGTCCGGGGATTGTTCATCGGATCGACAAGGACACTTCTGGGCTTCTCATGATTGCTAAGAATGACCAAGCCCATGTGGCTCTGGCTGATGAGCTCAAGGATAAGAAATCCCTACGCAAGTATTGGGCTATTGTTCATGGAAATCTGCCTAATGACCGTGGGGTGATTGAGGCTCCGATTGGCCGCAGTGAAAAAGACCGCAAGAAGCAGGCTGTGACGGCTAAAGGCAAGTCGGCTCTGACGCGTTTCCAAGTCTTGGAACGTTTTGGTGACTATAGCTTGGTTGAGCTTCAGCTGGAAACAGGCCGAACCCATCAGATTCGCGTCCATATGGCTTACATTGGACATCCTGTGGCTGGAGATGAAGTCTATGGACCGCGTAAGACGTTGAAAGGACATGGCCAATTTCTGCACGCGCGAACACTGGGCTTCACACATCCTCGAACTGGTGAAGTGCTAGAATTTACAGCTGAAGTGCCAGTTATTTTCCAAGAAACCTTGGAAAAATTGCGATAA